The region CATCATCAAATTTTAATAACGATGTAAAGAATACGAAAGATATAAACTCAATCAAATTTATCGAACATCTTCCTCTTAACCATAAATCAATCATGTAgatatttttaaaataaataactaatttaacaacaaaagaaaaaagagaagATAAATGGTCGGTTTGAAGCAttgaattaaattaatttaaaagGACTCCTTATTTATGTGAGAGCAATTAAAATAATTGTGTCCAAAATTCTAAGAACAAGTTTGTTACATTGTCAAAATATGAGGGCAAACTGAGTTGGTAGCTTGGTATGTTATATGGGTTAGTCATACATTTTAAAATGTTAATAATTTGAATGCTTTTAACACCTTAAGTAGACCTTGTTGTTTTATTTTAATCAAAAGCACAATGTATTCAACTACTATATTTTATATTAAATGATTAGCTTTTGCCACAAAAAAAAACTTCTCTAATACAATTTGTTTCTAGTTTCATAAAGTGTGCAAATTTATTCTTAACCTTGGATGCAACAAGAACTAAAATGATATAAGAGAATTAAATTTATGCCATATTCGAATATAAGTGGCATGATACAACCAATATAACATGCATGCATGGTGAGAGTTATTGATTAATCCTAAAAGCTTATCTCTCTATCCTTATTTAGTTGGTAGTTAATGTTAATGTAGCAAAGGTTAATGAACTTGTTACACATGTACAACACAAAGAGACAATGAGCGTTTCCCATGGTTGCTATGTCGGTTTTTAAACTACTTATAAGAATATTTTCTGATTCATCCCACGATGTACCAAACCTAATTGTGACTTCAATTTTTTATTACCTTACACAATTCCTTTTGTTATGTTATTATATTCTTGGAGACTCCCACGTTCGTTGTTTATTATCTTAAACGCGCATGCTAAGCTCACACCTTAATTCTTCTAACTCCTAACTACATCACTAATTAACTAATAAACTTATAGCTAATCTTATTAAGAATCATATGAAACAAGAAAGGTGGAGGTGGTAGATTCGAATTCAACTATTAAAATGTGATAATGTTAAAAAAAAATATCATCTCTATTTTAAGGGATTAACTTTTATAATTGTACGCGGATGATCTCATTTATACTTAAAAAAATGTTTACAAGTGGAACAATCGTCACTAGTTTTATAAATATAAGTTAAGTTTAATGTAAAAATATAATATGATTGATGTGATAAAAATGGATCCGCCTCGCCGGATTTACATGTTTAACCCGTCATTTTTTGTGTATGTTGTAATAAAGTTTTAAACATTCACCTCTACTTTGACCGCCCCAACTCGTCTTGTTATATTTTTTGATAGACTTTGACTCGACAGATAATGAAGCGAATATCGCTTTTTATAATTCAAATCAATATTTTGAAAACCAACTCTCGAATTTCACCGCTCTACCTCCATTTCATTGATCAATCCCAAATTATATTCAATATTTATTATCATATCATTGCTATTAAACCGCTTTGGAGTTGTACTCAATATAAAAACCTAATAAACATTACTTAAGTCATCTCTCAATGATTACACTTAGGAACCTCCCTCCCCCCTTGTTTCAATTTGAAGTAGAATTTTAAATATGTCCAATTACAATGTTTAAATTAAAACCATATTAAAGATATATTATTATTGTAAATTATCACACCATAAACTTTGGTCCCATATGAGTTGTCGTTTGCTTTGTATATGGCCCCTTAAGTGGACTTCCCTAAGTTTAGTTACATAGAACTAGGACAAACCCTATACAATAATTACAACTTTAATATTTTCTATTAACAAACTAAGTCAATGCTTATACTAAAAAATTCATTAGCATTGAGTATAAATATTTCCACAACTTTTGATTACCTCAAAGCAAACATTTTAACTAGCTTTCCAAAAAAATAACTTAGGCGATTTTTTTCCTTCTTATTACTATGGAACTTATAGGATCTTTCCCTGATGGAGAATGGGATTTCTTTAGCAAAATGTTTGCTAGTGAGGATCATGAACACtactctcaacaatttcttgatcAAAACTCTCTTCTTCTTGATGATGGATTGAACAATGAATCACAATCCACATTTTGCTCCGTCGAAACCGGTGAAAAAGAGTGtatgttttattcttttgatCATGCTAATATCTCAAACTCACATTATATTTCTCAATCTCAAGAGAATAGTTATGGTAGCAATTGTAGTGCTAATGATGATACAAATTACTATTTTAGTCATCCTAATCAAGTGCTAGCAAATAATATGAATAGTTCCATTTCCATGGATGAGAAACTTTTTGCTTCTTTTGTCACACCCTTTAATGAGATTGTAATGGAAGAGAATGCGAAATTGAATGAAGATGCTTTTGGAAGTGGTGATCATATTTTGGAGAAAAATGATTACATTAATACTCAAATAATGGAAGAACATGTTGATTTTCCAAACAAGCACGACATGGAAATGCATCTCAAAAGGAAACTCGGCGCCATAGAAGTTGAAGTTCCTCTTGAAGAAAAAATCAACAACAATTCCGAGAAACCCAAGAAAAAACCCCGCGTCTCAAAAGATGTAAGTTTAAATTTGTATATAATTTCGTATGAGTCGTTGTCTATCAGAAACATCAAATACGATAagcatatttatttatttttcttctgattttcttCAATATTTCAATCATTAGGGCATGAAAAATGCAAGGTCTAAGAAGAAGCTTATTGGTAGCAATGAAGAGGAGAATGAAGAGATTAATAATAGCTCTAGTAGTAACATTTCTGAGGATGAAAATGGTTCTCAAGAAAATAGTGGAGGAACTACTCTCAACTCAAATGGGAAAACAAGAGCTAGTAGAGGATCAGCAACAGATCCACAAAGTCTCTATGCAAGGGTAATTAGTTTTTCTACTTATTTTCATTATATATATTTTCatatcaaaaacaaaaatttgTGCATATTTATGATActtatatttattatttttaattttgcAGAAAAGAAGAGAGAGGATAAATGAGAGACTAAGAATTCTACAGAATCTTGTACCAAATGGAACAAAGGTATAATATTATTTAGATGGTGTAATTCTTGTTTAAGTATTGGAATTTAATATTGTGCAAGAGAATTAATTTTCATGAATGGTTTATACAGGTTGATATAAGTACAATGCTTGAAGAAGCAGTTAATTATGTGAAATTTTTGCAAGTTCAAATCAAGGTACTACACAATAAGAGACATTAATATTAATGTATAGAATTTAAAtccttatttttatttttaatataagataAATAATTAACCACTGTTATTATTCTTTTTTTGTTATGTAGCTTTTGAGTTCTGATGATATGTGGATGTATGCACCACTTGCTTATAATGGACTTGACATTGGACTCAATCTCAATCTCAACAGTTCTTTGCCACTTTGAGTTTCAAATATTGTTTACTGTAATAATAATTAAACAGGAAACAAACATTTATATATATTTGTATTCTAACTTGTTAAGTACTATTATTATTGTTGGAGGATGTGAATAAAATAGCAATATCATGCTCAAAGAGAGTATAATTAatcattttttttttaattattaatcACGTGGAGTGGTGTTTTTCTGACTGTTGAGAATGGAAGGCATTAAATGATGAAGCAGACATTTTTGTTGCTCTAATTTAGAGACTGTCTTATGGAGCTGAAACCTAAAATACATAAGTGATGAATGAATGTGTCTCGTGATCCTTATATCTTATTAGAAATTTATGAAGTTCTAAGTTGATCAAACAATAATTAAATATCACTCAGTTTGCAAAGTAAAGTCCCATGTCATGAAGCAATGAATTGGCATCTAAATCATTTTAGCAACATCTACATTCCAAAGATTGATTTGAAACAAAATTCAAGAATCAAGTGGCTCGAAGAGGGAAACTCAAATATCCGATTTTTTATGCAAATATTTGAACTACTCTCTTCGTTCTTTTTTAAGTgttattttttgattttttacacatacaaaaaaaattaatcattattgttatttttctaacaataattcttcttttacctataatatccttaattatttattacattcattttattttttctctcTATGTAATAACTAtctaggggtaattttgacaaaaatgCAATTAATACTATCTTGAATTTTGCAAGtgacaatttttttttttttttttcaaaaaagtGACACTTATAAAAGAACGGAGGGAGTAGTATTCAAACTTCGCATAAATTCCTTAAAAAATAAGCTTTATCAAATAAACTTAGATGAGAGGTTTATGTGGGCATTATCATCATTTCTATCATGTAGCGCCGAGAAGATGTTACACTTGGGTGCCAAAggtaaaaaaaattgaaatataGCTTCTCCTTATGGAAAGATAGACACATATCAATAGGAGGACAAATGATACTAATCAACTCGATTTTTAGCACCATTATTTTGTACTAATTATATTACTACCAAGCACTAAAGAAAATTTTACATTTATTGAAAAGcattcaaataaattttttagaGATGATGTTTATAACATCGAAAAATATGTAGCGCTAGTTGGGAAAATTGAAATTCTGTTTAGGTAGGACGAATGTTGGACAAATTGTCAGAGATATTATATACAAAAATAAAATAGTTTGTAAGACAAATAGCAAATAATAATTAAAGCAATAAATAACATATGAGAATTGGTAACACAGTTCGGTGCAACCTCACCTATGTCCGGAGGATTTCCAACCTAAGAAAGAAAATCAACTATTTCAAattagtacaattagtcttataGGAATAACAACTCCATGTTGTCCAATGCCTATTCTTAATCCTAAGGACTTTCTATTTAGGACTCTCTAAAATATGAGAACCCCTCTCattttctctcaatcactaaTCCCAAATGATCAACTCAATAAACAAAATATTGAATGTTGAATTACAACTCAGATAAATAAACCAAACTATATTATTTAAGATATGAATAAAAACACTAGAGTGGGGCACAAACAGTAACACAAACAAATACTCAAAAGATAAACCCTAACACATGAATCTTTAAAATTTGCACACATTAAATGTTTGGTTTGATTCTTCTTAAATAACAATGCAAATTATAGGCTTTTCCAATGGGCATTAGATCACGTTCAAAATTGTAGAAGATTTAGTTGG is a window of Lathyrus oleraceus cultivar Zhongwan6 chromosome 6, CAAS_Psat_ZW6_1.0, whole genome shotgun sequence DNA encoding:
- the LOC127097069 gene encoding transcription factor RSL2; translation: MELIGSFPDGEWDFFSKMFASEDHEHYSQQFLDQNSLLLDDGLNNESQSTFCSVETGEKECMFYSFDHANISNSHYISQSQENSYGSNCSANDDTNYYFSHPNQVLANNMNSSISMDEKLFASFVTPFNEIVMEENAKLNEDAFGSGDHILEKNDYINTQIMEEHVDFPNKHDMEMHLKRKLGAIEVEVPLEEKINNNSEKPKKKPRVSKDGMKNARSKKKLIGSNEEENEEINNSSSSNISEDENGSQENSGGTTLNSNGKTRASRGSATDPQSLYARKRRERINERLRILQNLVPNGTKVDISTMLEEAVNYVKFLQVQIKLLSSDDMWMYAPLAYNGLDIGLNLNLNSSLPL